The Brachionichthys hirsutus isolate HB-005 chromosome 1, CSIRO-AGI_Bhir_v1, whole genome shotgun sequence genome has a window encoding:
- the gjd6 gene encoding gap junction protein delta 6, which yields MTEWTLLKRLLDAVHQHSTMLGRLWLTVMVVFRLLVVAVATEDVYADEQEMFVCNTLQPGCSTVCYDAFAPISQPRFWVFHIVSVSTPSLCFIIYTWHNLSKEPPSTAQKHGRGPGDNPVQDGQDVGRRRRELNEASCDSDNCSVHSHKHLGHSLADTMEGIAAHSLADPYNTVTLSHARGCTFREGDVEGHGGSGGVLSKCYVFHVLLRAILEVGFVLAQWKLFGFKVPVYFLCASPPCGQAVDCYVSRPTEKTIFLLFMFCVGVFCILLNLLELNHLGWKKIRQVLMLRKGTPWGGHPAMKGGYETLAIDSPSLTSTLGFRDMTSTTSLPTLDLVVGHQPSWTCAVNGGRMKDPEEVGGGREEKPRRQEAHKGERQKLGSQMESRGSKQRSAEVWI from the coding sequence ATGACGGAGTGGACCCTGCTCAAACGCCTGCTGGACGCCGTCCACCAGCACTCCACCATGCTCGGCCGCCTGTGGCTAACGGTCATGGTTGTCTTCCGGCTGCTTGTCGTTGCCGTGGCGACCGAGGACGTGTACGCTGACGAGCAGGAGATGTTCGTGTGCAACACGCTGCAGCCGGGATGCTCCACCGTCTGCTATGACGCCTTCGCGCCCATTTCCCAACCTCGCTTCTGGGTTTTCCACATCGTCAGTGTCTCCACCCCGTCCTTGTGCTTCATCATCTACACGTGGCACAACCTGTCCAAGGAGCCCCCCAGCACAGCTCAGAAGCACGGGCGAGGACCAGGGGATAACCCAGTGCAGGATGGCCAAGATGTGGGCCGGCGGCGCCGAGAGCTGAATGAAGCGAGCTGCGACTCGGACAACTGCTCCGTCCACTCCCATAAGCACCTGGGCCACAGCCTGGCAGACACGATGGAGGGCATAGCAGCCCACAGCCTAGCAGACCCGTACAACACGGTGACTTTGAGCCATGCCCGAGGGTGCACTTTCAGGGAGGGGGATGTAGAAGGACACGGAGGCTCTGGAGGTGTTCTGTCGAAATGCTACGTCTTCCACGTGTTGCTACGCGCCATCCTCGAGGTGGGCTTCGTCCTGGCCCAGTGGAAGCTCTTTGGGTTCAAGGTTCCCGTCTACTTCCTTTGTGCCTCACCTCCATGCGGCCAGGCGGTCGACTGCTACGTCTCCAGGCCTACGGAGAAAACCATCTTCCTGCTCTTCATGTTTTGCGTGGGTGTTTTCTGCATCCTGCTCAATCTGCTGGAGCTGAACCACCTGGGCTGGAAGAAGATCCGCCAAGTTCTGATGCTCAGAAAGGGGACGCCCTGGGGGGGTCATCCCGCTATGAAGGGGGGGTATGAAACCCTCGCTATAGACAGCCCTTCTCTCACATCCACTCTCGGCTTCAGGGATATGACCAGCACAACCTCCCTGCCCACTTTGGACCTGGTGGTGGGTCACCAGCCCAGCTGGACCTGTGCTGTGAACGGTGGCAGGATGAAGGACCCAGAGGAGGTCGGAGGAGGTCGAGAGGAGAAACCAAGGAGGCAGGAGGCACATAAAGGAGAGAGGCAGAAGCTCGGGAGTCAGATGGAGAGCAGGGGGTCCAAGCAGAGGAGTGCTGAGGTCTGGATATGA